The Candidatus Thermoplasmatota archaeon genome includes the window ACGTCCGCGAGGACGTTCCCGCGGACGGAGGCGGAAAGCGGCGAGGTCGGCTCGGCGGCCCACGCGACGCCCGCCCGGTCGCTTCGCCGGATGTCGTTGCCAAGGAGGGTCGCCTCCGAGGCCCAGCTCTCGATGCCCGCGTTGCGGACGGTGTCGACGCGGTTGCCCTCGACGCGCGCGCGCACGCGCTCGCGCAGGAAGATGCCGTCGTAGCAGTTCTCGATGTCGTTGCCCTCGATCGTCACGTTGCCGGAGTTTTGGACGACGATGCCGCTGTACACGTAGCGGCCGGCGGACTCGAGGCCGTTGGCGATGCGGTTGTTCCGGATCACCACGTGGCGCGTGACGCCCGAGAGGAGGATGCCGTCCTGCGAGGAGGCGTCGATGTCCCAGCCTTCGATGACATAGGGGTCAGAGGCCGTTCCGGACCCGCGCCGAACGCCGTTTCCGACGAGGACGTCGGGCAGCAGCAGGAGGGCGTCGGAGGTGATGGCGATGGGCGCATGGGGGTCCCGCTCGGCGGCCCTTGGCACGGGGTCGGCCGGCGCGCCCGAGGCGAGGATCGGCAGGAGAAGGAGCGCCAAGGGAAGCGCGCCGAAGGGTCGCACGAAAGGTCGTAGGCGCTCCTATTACAAAGCGAAAACGGAAGCGGCCTAGACCCGGCAGGTGACCTTGCGGCCTTCCCGAAGGGCCTCGGTCACGTCCCGACCCAGATCGGACTCGCGCGACACCTTGATCTCCCCCTTGCGGCCGATCGTGGCCTGGAACAGCACCTCGCCGTCGACGCAGACGTCGACGCTCTGGCCGGCGTAGGCGGGCTCGAGCACGAGCACGAGGCTCGTCTTTGTCTTGCGAAGCTCGGGCGTGAGCTCCGCGTACCGCTTCGTCGTTTCGGCCGAGCGCCGCCCCTTGTCGACGCGGCCGGCCATGGGCTTCACGTCCACCTTGACGCCAAGCTCCTGCTCGATTCGCTGGACGTTCCGGCCCTGCCGGCCGATCACGCGAGGGATCTCCCACTCCTCCACATAGACCGTGGCGCGATCGTCGGTCATGTCCACCTGCACGTCGCCTTCGACGTGGTGGCGGAAGTAGCGAAGGAGCGACTCCTCCGCGAGCCGGTCCTTCGCGCTTGCGCGCTCGCGGCCGGCGCCGGCCTTGACGGGCATCACGACGACCTGCTCGCCGTACGTGTAGATCTCGTGCGTGACGCGCTTGCGGAGGAAATCACGCACCTCGATGACCGGTCGCGCAAGGTCGGCCTCTTGCATTCCCGCGGGCACCTTCACCGTGAAGGCAAGCTCGAGCACTTCCTTCACGCGGCCGCCCTCGAGGTGCACGACCGTGTCCACGACCTGCGGGATCATGCCAAGCTCGACGCGCCCGATGAGCCGCTGCACGGCGTCGATGGCGCGGTTGGCGTGCGTCACCCCGATGAGGCCCACGCCGGCCAGGCGCATGTCGCCGAAGATCTCGAAGTCGCGCGTCTTCCGGACCTCGTCGTACACGACGAAATCCGGGCGCACGAGCAACAGCACGTCGCTGGAGAGCTCCATGTCGCCCTCCAACGGGGCGTACTGGGTGATCTCGTCGGAGACCTGGAGGTCCCGCGGGCTCTCGAGGGTCTTCACGATCGCGTTGAACTCCGCGCGAAGGTACTCGGCCACCGCCTGCGCAAGCGTGGACTTGCCCGAGCCCGGCGGGCCGGAGATGAAGACGCCCCGCCGGTAGTCGGAGAGGCGCGAGAGGAGCTCGTCCGAGAGCTCGTACTCCTCGATCGTGAGCTTCGCGATGGGGCGCACCGCGGTGATCTCGAGGCCGTCGGAGAACGGCGGGCGCGCGATGGCGACGCGCAGCGGGCCCACCTGCACGACGGTCGCGCCGTGGCGCTCGATCTCGACGAAGCTGTCGGCGTCGCGACGGGCCCACTCGATGCACTCGCGCGCCACGCGGTTGAGCGTTCGCTCGTCGAGCAGGCGGTCGTCCAGCTTCGTGAGCGCAAACGCGCCGGGCTTGCCCTTCTTGGCGTAGGGGGCGCACCGCTGCTTGAGGTGCACGCTCATGGTGGTGTCGTCGAAGTACTTGAGCAGCTCAAGCTCCGAGAGCTCCTTCACGCTCTGCTCGCGCTCGACGATGGGCCGGATGTACGTGACGGGGATGCCAAGCGCGCGCGCCACGTGGCTTTGCACCGCGTCGCTTGTGAGGAGGGTGCCGCCGTGGGCCCGCGCGGCGTCGCGGATCATGGCGTCGATCTCGCCGCCGCCGGCAAGCTGCACCTCGGAGAGGCCGGGACGGTCGCCAACGTAGCGGACCTCGATCCCCGCGGCGCCCTTGAGCGACTGGAGCTTCTCCAGCTCCTTGAGCCCCGTGAAGCCCGTGTCGCGACCTTGGTTCGCCTGGAACTCGAGCTCGGCCACGACGGCCTCGTGCACGAGGATCGTGCACTGCCGCAGCTCGGCGGCCTGGATCATGCGCGTG containing:
- a CDS encoding PINc/VapC family ATPase, translated to MPDPRPTFVPDTSVVVDGRITRMIQAAELRQCTILVHEAVVAELEFQANQGRDTGFTGLKELEKLQSLKGAAGIEVRYVGDRPGLSEVQLAGGGEIDAMIRDAARAHGGTLLTSDAVQSHVARALGIPVTYIRPIVEREQSVKELSELELLKYFDDTTMSVHLKQRCAPYAKKGKPGAFALTKLDDRLLDERTLNRVARECIEWARRDADSFVEIERHGATVVQVGPLRVAIARPPFSDGLEITAVRPIAKLTIEEYELSDELLSRLSDYRRGVFISGPPGSGKSTLAQAVAEYLRAEFNAIVKTLESPRDLQVSDEITQYAPLEGDMELSSDVLLLVRPDFVVYDEVRKTRDFEIFGDMRLAGVGLIGVTHANRAIDAVQRLIGRVELGMIPQVVDTVVHLEGGRVKEVLELAFTVKVPAGMQEADLARPVIEVRDFLRKRVTHEIYTYGEQVVVMPVKAGAGRERASAKDRLAEESLLRYFRHHVEGDVQVDMTDDRATVYVEEWEIPRVIGRQGRNVQRIEQELGVKVDVKPMAGRVDKGRRSAETTKRYAELTPELRKTKTSLVLVLEPAYAGQSVDVCVDGEVLFQATIGRKGEIKVSRESDLGRDVTEALREGRKVTCRV